The following proteins are encoded in a genomic region of Oncorhynchus keta strain PuntledgeMale-10-30-2019 chromosome 35, Oket_V2, whole genome shotgun sequence:
- the LOC127915500 gene encoding uncharacterized protein LOC127915500, with protein sequence MKSTPTLPPPILSPPTLPPPTLPPPILSPPTLPPPPCHLPSCHLPPCQLPPCHLPSCHLPPCHLPPCHLPSCHLPPCHLHHVTSHPATSHPATSHPVISQPVASHPATSLPVTSLPATSHPVTSHPATSHPATSHPASSHPVASHPVTSHPVTSHPVTSHPVTSHPAASHPATSHPVTSHPVTSHPATSHPVTSQPVASHPATSLPVTSHPATSHPVTSHPATSHPATSHPVTSHPATSTLSPPTLPPPTLPPPTLSSPNLSPPTLPPPSLSPPSLPPPILSPPTLPPPPCHLPPCLLPPCHLPSCHLPTCRLPPCHLPPCHLPPCHLPSCHLPPCHLHPVTSHPVYSHPATSHPVTSQPVASHLATSLPVTCHPATSHPVTSHPVTSQPATSHPVTSLPVTSHPATSHPVTSHPATSHPVTSHPATSLPVTSHPATSHPVTSLPVTSHPATSTLSPPSLSPPTLPPPTLSPPTLSPPTLPPPTLSSPNLSPLSDP encoded by the coding sequence ATGAAGTCAACTCCCACCCTGCCACCTCCCATCCTGTCAcctcccaccctgccacctcccaccctgccacctcCCATCCTGTCAcctcccaccctgccacctcCACCCTGCCACCTCCCATCCTgtcacctccctccctgtcaACTCCCACCCTGCCACCTCCCATCCTGTCAcctcccaccctgccacctcccaccctgccacctcCCATCCTGTCACCTCCCACCCTGTCACCTCCACCATGTCAcctcccaccctgccacctcccaccctgccacctcCCACCCTGTCATCTCCCAACCTGTCgcctcccaccctgccacctccctccctgtcaccTCCCTCCCTGCCACCTCCCACCCTGTCAcctcccaccctgccacctcccaccctgccacctcCCACCCTGCCAGCTCCCACCCTGTCGCCTCCCACCCTGTCACCTCCCACCCTGTCACCTCCCACCCTGTCACCTCCCACCCTGTCACCTCCCACCCTGCCgcctcccaccctgccacctcCCACCCTGTCACCTCCCACCCTGTCAcctcccaccctgccacctcCCATCCTGTCACCTCCCAACCTGTCgcctcccaccctgccacctccctccctgtcacctcccaccctgccacctcCCATCCTGTCAcctcccaccctgccacctcccaccctgccacctcCCATCCTGTCAcctcccaccctgccacctcCACCCTGTCAcctcccaccctgccacctcccaccctgccacctcCCACCCTGTCATCTCCCAACCTGTCgcctcccaccctgccacctccctccctgtcaccTCCCTCCCTGCCACCTCCCATCCTGTCAcctcccaccctgccacctcCACCCTGTCACCTCCCACCCTGTCTACTCCCACCCTGCCACCTCCCATCCTGTCACCTCCCAACCTGTCgcctcccaccctgccacctccctccctgtcaccTCCCTCCCTGCCACCTCCCATCCTGTCAcctcccaccctgccacctcCACCCTGTCACCTCCCACCCTGTCTACTCCCACCCTGCCACCTCCCATCCTGTCACCTCCCAACCTGTCGCCTCCCACCTTGccacctccctccctgtcaccTGTCACCCTGCCACCTCCCACCCTGTCACCTCCCACCCTGTCACCTCCCAACCTGCCACCTCCCACCCTgtcacctccctccctgtcacctcccaccctgccacctcCCATCCTGTCAcctcccaccctgccacctcCCACCCTGTCAcctcccaccctgccacctccctccctgtcacctcccaccctgccacctcCCACCCTgtcacctccctccctgtcacctcccaccctgccacctcCACCCTgtcacctccctccctgtcacctcccaccctgccacctcCCACCCTGTCACCTCCCACCCTGTCAcctcccaccctgccacctcCCACCCTGTCATCTCCCAACCTGTCACCGTTATCAGACCCTTGA